In a single window of the Aminomonas paucivorans DSM 12260 genome:
- the glgP gene encoding alpha-glucan family phosphorylase: protein MTVMTYGDNIGSSMLKTLEHDPVFRSIAYFSMEIAIRPEIPTYSGGLGVLAGDILKSAADLGVPMAGITLLYRKGYFIQHIDEGGNQQEQPVEWKPEEFLTLLPNEVTVSLEGRPVKVRTWVYDQVGQSGYPLPIYFLDTDFEGNSPADRNLTWHLYGGDQRYRLCQELILGVGGLRMLRDLGYRNIKTFHLNEGHAGFLTLELMREQGYESYEKIRDKVIFTTHTPVPAGHDHFSYELIDRVMDPIFVHHIKRMMGPEGVSMTELGLKYSRYVNGVSVKHAEVSRNMFGNAHVDAVTNGVHSTTWTCPGFAKLFDRDIPGWRNDPSRLIQALQLSDEEVWKAHQAAKMKLLARVLEETGQELDADVFTIGFARRAAAYKRADLIFSDVKKLLDVCSGQVQFIFAGKAHPNDEPGKALIRRIHSMAKEIGTALPIVFMENYDMSLGAVLTAGVDLWLNNPRRPREASGTSGMKCTHNGVMNFSVLDGWWIEGWVEDVTGWSIGPEPSEAELVDYDEMQDALDLYAKLEDKILPTYYHQRDKWVSMMKHTIALNASFFNTHRVVKEYCEKAYGTVFRGL, encoded by the coding sequence ATGACCGTGATGACCTATGGCGACAACATCGGCAGCTCCATGCTCAAAACCCTGGAACACGATCCGGTTTTCCGCTCCATCGCCTATTTCTCCATGGAGATCGCCATCCGCCCGGAGATCCCCACCTACTCCGGAGGCCTGGGGGTCCTGGCGGGGGACATCCTGAAGAGCGCCGCGGACCTGGGAGTCCCCATGGCGGGGATCACCCTCCTCTACCGGAAGGGCTACTTCATCCAGCACATCGACGAAGGGGGCAACCAGCAGGAGCAGCCCGTGGAGTGGAAGCCCGAGGAGTTCCTCACCCTGCTTCCCAACGAGGTGACCGTCAGCCTGGAGGGACGACCCGTGAAGGTCCGGACCTGGGTGTACGACCAGGTGGGCCAGTCGGGCTACCCCCTGCCCATCTACTTTCTGGACACGGACTTCGAGGGCAACTCCCCCGCGGACCGCAACCTCACCTGGCACCTCTACGGGGGGGATCAGCGCTACCGTCTCTGCCAGGAGCTGATCCTGGGGGTGGGAGGCCTGCGGATGCTCCGGGACCTGGGGTACCGGAACATCAAGACCTTCCACCTCAACGAGGGACATGCGGGGTTCCTCACCCTGGAGCTGATGCGGGAGCAGGGCTACGAGAGCTACGAGAAGATCCGGGACAAGGTGATCTTCACCACCCACACCCCCGTCCCGGCGGGACACGACCACTTCTCCTACGAGCTCATCGACCGGGTGATGGATCCCATCTTCGTCCACCACATCAAGCGCATGATGGGCCCCGAGGGGGTTTCCATGACGGAGCTGGGGCTCAAGTACAGCCGTTACGTCAACGGCGTGTCGGTGAAACACGCCGAGGTGAGCCGCAACATGTTCGGCAACGCCCACGTGGACGCGGTGACCAACGGGGTGCACTCCACCACCTGGACCTGCCCCGGCTTCGCCAAACTCTTCGACCGGGACATCCCCGGGTGGCGCAACGACCCCAGCCGCCTCATCCAGGCGCTCCAGCTTTCCGACGAGGAGGTCTGGAAGGCCCATCAGGCGGCGAAGATGAAGCTGTTGGCCCGAGTTCTGGAGGAGACGGGACAGGAACTGGACGCGGACGTGTTCACCATCGGCTTCGCCCGCCGCGCCGCGGCCTACAAGCGGGCGGACCTGATCTTCTCGGACGTGAAGAAGCTCCTGGACGTGTGCTCCGGGCAGGTGCAGTTCATTTTCGCCGGCAAGGCCCATCCCAACGACGAGCCGGGCAAGGCCCTGATCCGACGCATCCACTCCATGGCCAAGGAGATCGGCACGGCCCTGCCCATCGTCTTCATGGAAAACTACGACATGAGCCTCGGGGCGGTGCTCACCGCGGGGGTGGACCTGTGGCTCAACAACCCCCGCCGCCCCCGGGAGGCCTCGGGCACCAGCGGCATGAAGTGCACCCACAACGGGGTGATGAACTTCTCCGTGCTCGACGGCTGGTGGATCGAGGGCTGGGTGGAGGACGTGACGGGCTGGTCCATCGGCCCGGAACCCTCGGAGGCGGAGCTGGTGGACTACGACGAGATGCAGGACGCCCTGGACCTGTACGCCAAGCTGGAGGACAAGATCCTCCCCACGTACTACCACCAGCGGGACAAGTGGGTCTCCATGATGAAACACACCATCGCCCTCAACGCCAGCTTCTTCAACACCCACCGGGTGGTGAAGGAATACTGCGAGAAGGCCTACGGCACGGTCTTCCGGGGCCTGTAG